The nucleotide window TTTGCCTGGCATAACCAGATAGATTATTTCGTAATCCTTAAAATTGTGATCGTCATAGAGAAGTGCATTCAAGCTATCTTCAAGGCCTTCGATAGTATCACAAGTTTTGTATATGCTCGCAATACCCTGTTCAAACGCCAGTCGCTCGAGATTTTTTACCACTTCGGTAATGGCGTGAGTTTCTACATCGGGAACTGCTTCGAGGCAGAAAATAAATTGGTCGTTATCCATGAAATTGTGGTATAACAGTTGGCATTAATTCATACTTGGGGATTCCGGAATTTTAACTTTTATCTTTTTTCTTTTGGCGATTAGCAAATATAAAGCAGCCGCACCCAAAACAACCAACAGTGCGGTTTGAAGTTCGCCCCAAGTTGTATTCTCCCTATGAATGGAATTTGAATGATCCAGTTTTATTTTTCCTTCATTAATCTGGATTCGAGATAGCAGTTTGAGTGTTTTAATTGCCTGATCGCTGGACTGCGTTACTTGTGGCCAATTAAAGTTTTTTGAATTGATTTCGATAGTCGTGGAAGAAGCCAAAAATGAGACAAAGAAATTTTTTTCCTTTGGAGTCAAAGATGTTTTCAGATATAATTTATCAATTGTGTGAATATGATTTACCAAAGTTGCAATTGCAGCTTTTTTTTGGGCATCATTAAGACTATTTTGAATTGCCAATGCTTTTATATTATGCAGATCATTGGCATATTGAAAGATATAATCTGTGACTATCAGCCGGTCATTGAATAGGGTATTAATATCTTCGTTTGCTTTTTTTGAATTCTGCAGTCTGTAAAAATTGCTTAATAAAATAATAATCATAACAATTAGAAAAACAATTGCAGCTTTTGTCTTATTAGTGGTGCTATTTTGTTGTTTCATCTTGATGGATTTTGATACTGCAAGATAAGAAACTATTTTAAGGGAATTGTAGTTCCTCGTTCTATCAGACTTGTTTTTATGACTTTGGTCGTGAATTCTAATTCCGATTTACTTTCCAAGCGATCTACGAGCATTTTTGTTGCTATTTCCCCAATATATTTGCCGTGTTGGCTGATGGTTGTTATAGTGGGAGTCACATGTTGAGGTAATTTTCCATTGGTAAAACAAATAATGGACATTTCCTCGGGAATTTTATAATTCATTGATTTAATCAGTTCCAAAGATTGAATCGCCGAACTTTCTTCCAAACATAATAAACCATCTATGGCTTTGTCGGACAAGACAATTTTCATCGAAGTTTCCAAGTCTTCTTTTTTGTTTAAGCGAACGATGATTTTTTCGTTGATGGGCATTTCGTGGTCAAGAAGGGCCTGTTTGTAACCTTCAACGCGTAATTTTCCAACGCTTAAATTGTCGATAACAGAGACTAATGCAATTTTTTTGCAACCCGTTTTGATGAGGTGTTCCGTAGCGTGACGGGCACCTTCAAAGTCGTTTACAATTACTTTGTCACATTTGATTTCATCGGTAACTCTGTCGAATAACACTAGAGGTACCCCTTCGTTTATAGCCTCTTTAAAATGATTGAAGTTTTTGTTGATTTGAGTTTCTTCGGCTAAGGAAACGAGAAATCCATCTATGGTGCCGTTTTTTAATAATTCTACCGTATTTACTTCTTTGTCAAAGGATTCATTAGAAATACAGGAAATCAAATTGTAACCCAATTCGGTTGCTTTTTCTTCAATACCGACAAAAACTTCGGTAAAAAAACTATTCATGATATTGGGAATAATCACCCCCAAAGTTTTGGTTTTTTTGTTCAGTAAGCTAAGTGCTATTTTATTGGGTTTGTAGTTGTGTTTTTTTGCAAATGCCTGTATTTTTTCTTTGGTTTTAACGCTTATTTCATGGCTGTCATTCAAAGCCTTTGAAACGGTCGCAATAGTTACATTAAACTCGGCAGCAATTTTTTTTAATGTAATTCTATTGTTCATTATTATGATAGGTTTTGCGTTTTGAAGTAAAGGGCTAATTTAAGTTAATTTCCGAAATATTTTTGATTTTGAGTCTAAAATTGAAAGTATCTTGAGTTGATTTTTTTAAGTAGATTTAGTAAATTTTCGCAGAGATTCGCAAAGGAAGCACAAAGATTCGCAGAGTTTTTTTTCTCAACGAATTTTTTTCTTTGCGCATCTCTGTGAATTCTCTGTTGGGTCTGCGTAATTTTTTTTGGATAGGCAATGGATGTGAAAAAATGTCCTATTAAATAGATTTAGTAAATTTTCGCAGAGATTCGCAAAGGAAGCACAAAGATTCACAGAGTTTTTTTCTCAACGAATTTTTTTCTTTGCGCATCTCCGTGAATTCTCTGTTGGGCTCTGCGTAATTTTTTTGCATAGACAATGGATGTGAAAAATGTCCTAATTTTTATTCAAACAGAATTACATCCAAACTGTTAATTTAAAAAAGTTACTTAAACCTTTAAGTAAACGTAATAGTTGCTTTTTTTTGGAATAATAATTAAATAATATGTTGATTTTGTTGGGTTTAATGATTGTGTTTCGGAATTTTGTTTTGTGTCAATGTCAAAGATCAAAAAGTGAATGTTTTGACAAATTTTATCCAAATTATCAAGAATAATATAATTTTAGCCTATTAAATTTTAAAAGTAAACAATGTATTATATAGGATATGATATCGGAAGTTCATCGGTCAAAGTCGCTTTGGTTGATGCCGCCACGGGAGAAAAAATTATAGCCTTGCACGAACCAGCCGATGAAATGGAAATAATTGCTTTTCATAAAGATTGGGCAGAGCAGGATCCAGAAGTTTGGTGGGAATACGTTTGCACCGCCACTAAGCGCGCAATCAAAGAAGCCAATATTGATGCTTCTAAAATTTCGGGTATCGGAATTTCGTATCAAATGCATGGTTTGGTCGTGGTTGACAAAGAAGGTACCGCTTTGCGGAATGCCATAATTTGGTGTGACAGTAGAGCAGTTGCTATTGGTGACAAAGCTTTTGAGGAAATTGGAGCCGAAAAATGTGCTACTCATTTATTGAATTCTCCGGGGAATTTCACTGCTTCCAAATTGAAATGGGTAAAAGACAATGAACCCGAAATTTATAAAAACATCTATAAATATATGTTGCCGGGTGATTTCATTGCCTTTAAACTTACTGGCAAAATAGCATCTACCCGAAATAGTTTATCTGAAGGAATTCTTTGGGATTATAAAGAAAATAAGGTTGCTGATTTTCTATTGGATCACTACGGAATAGATCGTTCATTAACGCCTGATTTGGTGGATAATTTTACCAATCAAGGAGAATTAAATGATAAAGCATCCAAAGAAACAGGACTTCCGGTGGGGATACCTGTTGCGTATCGTGCAGGAGACCAGGCTAATAATGCATTGTCTTTGAATATTTTCAAACCAGGTGAAGTAGCTGCAACTGGCGGAACATCAGGAGTTTTGTATGCCGTTACCGATAAGTTGAAATCAAAAGAGACTTCAAGAGTAAATAGTTTTGTACATGTTAATTATACCAATGAAAATCCTATCGTTGGAAAGTTGTTGTGCATCAACGGAGCTGGAATTCAATACAGATGGCTGCGCAATCATACTGGGCTTGATTCGTATGAAAGTATGAACGCCAAAGCTAGTGAAGTTCCTGTGGGATCAGACGGATTGTTGGTAATTCCTTTTGGAAATGGAGCAGAACGTATGCTTAATAATAAGAACGTGGGAACTCACTTTTTGAATTTGAATTTAAACAAACACACTCACGGACATTTGTACAGAGCGGCATTGGAAGGAATTGCATTTTCTTTTGTTTACGGTATGGAAATCATGAAAAATGACAATACCGAAATCAAGGTAATCCGAGCTGGAAATGACAATTTATTCCGTTCCGAAATTTTTTCGAATACAGTCGCAACATTAATTGGTCACGAAATAGAAATATACAACACGACTGGTTCGGTTGGAGCGGCAAGAGCTGCCGGACTTTTGGATGGTGATTTTGATAAATTCGGTGAGAATATTACAAAAAATGACCATGTAATGACGTACAAGCCATTGAATAATGCAGCGCATTACCTCGAAGCATACAATAATTGGAAAAAAGAATTAGAAACGATATTAAAAAACAACTAAACAAAAAAGAAGATGGCAATTTTAGGAAACAAAGAATATTACAAAGGAATTGGAGAAATCAAGTTTGAAGGAAAAGAATCGGATAATCCGTTAGCATTCAAATATTATAATCCAGATCAAATCGTAGCAGGAAAAACTATGCGTGAGCATTTTAAATTTGCAGTTGCTTACTGGCATACTTTCTGCGGTCAAGGTTCTGATCCATTCGGGCCTGGAACACAAAATTTCCCTTGGGATCACCCAACTGATGCTATCGCTGCCGCAAAAGAAAAAGCAGATGCAGCATTCGAATTTATTACCAAAATGGGATTTGGTTACTACTGTTTTCACGATTATGACTTGGTTCGTGAAGGAGCTACTTTTGCAGAATCAGAAAGCAGATTGGCTACCATTACCGACTATTTGAAAGAAAAACAAGCAGCTTCTGGAGTAAAATTACTTTGGGGAACTGCAAACTGTTTCTCAAACCCACGTTATATGAATGGTGCGGCTACCAATCCAGATTTTAATGTTGTGGCTAGAGCAGGAGGGCAGGTAAAACTGGCTTTGGACGCTACGATTGCATTAGGTGGTGAAAACTATGTATTCTGGGGAGGTCGTGAAGGTTATATGACTTTGTTGAATACTGATATGGGAAGAGAATTAGACCACATGGGGCAATTTTTGGCAAAAGCCAGAGATTATGCAAGAGCGCAAGGTTTCAAAGGAAATTTCTTCATCGAGCCAAAACCAATGGAGCCATCAAAACACCAATACGATTTTGACTGTGCTACTGCAATCGGATTTTTGCATCAGTATGGCTTAGAGAAAGATTTCAAAATGAATATCGAGGTGAACCACGCTACATTGGCACAACACACTTTCCAACACGAAATGGAAGTAGCTGCAAAAGCTGGAATGTTAGGAAGCTTGGATGCTAATAGAGGTGATTATCAAAACGGATGGGATACTGACCAATTCCCAAATAATATTCAGGAAGTTACAGAAGCGATGTTGGTTTTCCTAAAAGCTGGTGGATTGCAAGGTGGTGGAGTTAACTTTGATGCCAAAATCAGAAGAAACTCAACTGATATGGAAGATGTATTCCTAGCTCACATTGGAGGTGCTGATACATTTGCAAGAGCTTTGTTGACTGCCGACAAAATCATAACTTCTTCTCCTTATGAAAAATTAAGAACACAACGTTATAGTTCTTTTGATTCTGGAAACGGAAAAGCGTTTGAAGAAGGAAAATTAGGTTTGACTGAGTTGTATAAAATTGCCCAAGAAAATGGCGAATTGAATTTGCAAAGTGGTAAACAAGAACTTTTCGAAAACATAATTAACCAATACGTTTAATCGTATTCGATGGAAATGTTTGGACTTAATTAATTTGATTTAATTAAGTTTAATGATGAAAAAAACCTTAGAAGTAAGAAATTACGACTAAGGTTTTTTTGTTATAGAAAATTAAGATAGTATTGGCTTTGAATTATTGCCAATTAAATGGTAAGTACCAGTTATTAACATTCATCAGTTTGGCACGAACTTCTTCTGCTTTAGGATTTCCTTCTGCTTTTAGTTTAGCCGCTACTTTGTCTGCAAGGAAAGCAGGATTGTTTCTGCGTAAAGCTACACGAACCAAATCTTCCCAACGGTTTCCTTCGTAAGCCAACTCTAATGCATCCTCATCGATAATGTTGTTTTCAATAGCTGTTAAACTATCCTTACCAACTACATTG belongs to Flavobacterium gilvum and includes:
- a CDS encoding MCP four helix bundle domain-containing protein, which codes for MKQQNSTTNKTKAAIVFLIVMIIILLSNFYRLQNSKKANEDINTLFNDRLIVTDYIFQYANDLHNIKALAIQNSLNDAQKKAAIATLVNHIHTIDKLYLKTSLTPKEKNFFVSFLASSTTIEINSKNFNWPQVTQSSDQAIKTLKLLSRIQINEGKIKLDHSNSIHRENTTWGELQTALLVVLGAAALYLLIAKRKKIKVKIPESPSMN
- a CDS encoding LacI family DNA-binding transcriptional regulator, producing the protein MNNRITLKKIAAEFNVTIATVSKALNDSHEISVKTKEKIQAFAKKHNYKPNKIALSLLNKKTKTLGVIIPNIMNSFFTEVFVGIEEKATELGYNLISCISNESFDKEVNTVELLKNGTIDGFLVSLAEETQINKNFNHFKEAINEGVPLVLFDRVTDEIKCDKVIVNDFEGARHATEHLIKTGCKKIALVSVIDNLSVGKLRVEGYKQALLDHEMPINEKIIVRLNKKEDLETSMKIVLSDKAIDGLLCLEESSAIQSLELIKSMNYKIPEEMSIICFTNGKLPQHVTPTITTISQHGKYIGEIATKMLVDRLESKSELEFTTKVIKTSLIERGTTIPLK
- a CDS encoding xylulokinase, whose amino-acid sequence is MYYIGYDIGSSSVKVALVDAATGEKIIALHEPADEMEIIAFHKDWAEQDPEVWWEYVCTATKRAIKEANIDASKISGIGISYQMHGLVVVDKEGTALRNAIIWCDSRAVAIGDKAFEEIGAEKCATHLLNSPGNFTASKLKWVKDNEPEIYKNIYKYMLPGDFIAFKLTGKIASTRNSLSEGILWDYKENKVADFLLDHYGIDRSLTPDLVDNFTNQGELNDKASKETGLPVGIPVAYRAGDQANNALSLNIFKPGEVAATGGTSGVLYAVTDKLKSKETSRVNSFVHVNYTNENPIVGKLLCINGAGIQYRWLRNHTGLDSYESMNAKASEVPVGSDGLLVIPFGNGAERMLNNKNVGTHFLNLNLNKHTHGHLYRAALEGIAFSFVYGMEIMKNDNTEIKVIRAGNDNLFRSEIFSNTVATLIGHEIEIYNTTGSVGAARAAGLLDGDFDKFGENITKNDHVMTYKPLNNAAHYLEAYNNWKKELETILKNN
- the xylA gene encoding xylose isomerase — encoded protein: MAILGNKEYYKGIGEIKFEGKESDNPLAFKYYNPDQIVAGKTMREHFKFAVAYWHTFCGQGSDPFGPGTQNFPWDHPTDAIAAAKEKADAAFEFITKMGFGYYCFHDYDLVREGATFAESESRLATITDYLKEKQAASGVKLLWGTANCFSNPRYMNGAATNPDFNVVARAGGQVKLALDATIALGGENYVFWGGREGYMTLLNTDMGRELDHMGQFLAKARDYARAQGFKGNFFIEPKPMEPSKHQYDFDCATAIGFLHQYGLEKDFKMNIEVNHATLAQHTFQHEMEVAAKAGMLGSLDANRGDYQNGWDTDQFPNNIQEVTEAMLVFLKAGGLQGGGVNFDAKIRRNSTDMEDVFLAHIGGADTFARALLTADKIITSSPYEKLRTQRYSSFDSGNGKAFEEGKLGLTELYKIAQENGELNLQSGKQELFENIINQYV